A genomic window from Gymnodinialimonas ceratoperidinii includes:
- a CDS encoding Ppx/GppA family phosphatase has translation MGDTDPDFGPFGLPLFDGPEARSLARVGVIDIGSNSVRFVVFDGAARSPAYYFNEKILCGLGAGFAETGRLNPEGRVRALSALKRFAVLAREMDVTPMLTVATAAVRDAEDGPDFRAEVLSHTGLEIRVLDGAEEARLSAQGVLLGWPGAEGLICDIGGSSMELAVLLGGGGVGTRRTSDLAPLKLMGLKGGKKAVRKHIKEKVAELVAEFPESPKRLFLVGGSWRAIARIDMARRDYPLRVLHEYRMTPKAIMNTITHIHEVDLDAIRSETGTSSERMRLVPMASLVLKELVRQIKPKEVAISSYGIREGLLYDQMSDALRHRDPLIEAARHAEASSARHPGFGRALYRFVEPLFSGARPHKKRLVRAACLLHDVSWRAHPDYRAEVCFDNATRANLGGLTHGERIYLGLALLHRYKSNRAGTGFNADLLSLLSDDRVQEAEILGRAMRFGAMFATANPIDHGKLKLRPKKRELILTLTSEEGRDLFGEVAKSRFESLANAMGVEPIVNGARSLSR, from the coding sequence ATGGGTGACACAGATCCCGATTTCGGCCCCTTTGGCCTGCCCCTGTTCGACGGTCCGGAAGCCCGGTCGCTGGCCCGCGTGGGGGTCATCGACATCGGCTCCAACTCGGTGCGCTTCGTGGTCTTCGATGGCGCGGCCCGCTCGCCGGCCTATTATTTCAACGAGAAGATCCTCTGCGGCTTGGGGGCAGGCTTTGCCGAGACGGGCAGGCTGAACCCCGAAGGCCGGGTCCGTGCGCTCAGCGCTCTCAAACGGTTCGCGGTGCTCGCGCGCGAGATGGACGTGACCCCGATGCTCACCGTGGCCACCGCCGCCGTGCGCGACGCAGAGGACGGGCCGGACTTCCGGGCCGAGGTTCTGTCTCACACAGGGCTCGAAATCCGCGTGCTCGACGGCGCGGAAGAGGCGCGCTTGTCGGCTCAGGGCGTGTTGCTCGGCTGGCCCGGAGCCGAGGGGCTGATCTGCGACATCGGCGGCTCGTCCATGGAACTGGCCGTTCTTCTGGGCGGAGGCGGCGTCGGCACCCGGCGCACCTCCGATCTCGCGCCGCTGAAGCTGATGGGGCTGAAGGGCGGCAAGAAAGCCGTGCGGAAGCATATCAAGGAAAAGGTCGCCGAATTGGTGGCCGAGTTTCCCGAAAGCCCCAAGCGCCTGTTTCTGGTCGGCGGCTCCTGGCGGGCGATTGCCCGCATTGACATGGCGCGGCGCGACTACCCCCTGCGGGTGCTGCATGAATACCGGATGACGCCCAAGGCGATCATGAACACGATCACCCACATCCACGAGGTCGACCTCGACGCGATCCGTTCGGAAACCGGTACGTCATCCGAACGGATGCGGCTGGTGCCGATGGCGTCGCTGGTGCTGAAGGAGCTGGTCCGGCAGATCAAGCCGAAGGAGGTCGCGATCTCCAGCTACGGGATCCGCGAGGGGCTTCTCTACGATCAGATGTCCGACGCCCTGCGCCACCGTGATCCGCTGATCGAGGCCGCCCGCCACGCCGAGGCGTCCTCGGCCCGCCATCCGGGCTTTGGCCGCGCGCTCTACCGCTTTGTCGAGCCGCTCTTCTCCGGCGCCCGGCCGCACAAGAAACGACTGGTCCGCGCCGCCTGCCTGCTGCACGACGTCAGCTGGCGCGCGCATCCCGATTACCGCGCCGAGGTCTGCTTCGACAACGCCACCCGTGCCAATCTCGGCGGCCTGACCCATGGGGAGCGCATCTACCTCGGTCTCGCCCTGCTGCACCGTTACAAATCCAACCGCGCGGGCACCGGCTTCAACGCCGATTTGCTGAGCCTTCTGTCCGACGACCGGGTGCAGGAAGCAGAGATCCTCGGCCGCGCCATGCGCTTCGGCGCGATGTTCGCCACCGCCAATCCCATCGACCATGGCAAGCTGAAGCTGCGCCCCAAGAAACGTGAGTTGATCTTGACGCTGACCTCGGAGGAGGGCCGCGATCTTTTCGGCGAAGTGGCGAAGTCGCGATTTGAATCGCTGGCAAATGCAATGGGCGTGGAACCAATCGTTAACGGAGCACGTTCACTCTCCAGGTAG
- the proS gene encoding proline--tRNA ligase, with product MRLSRYFLPVLKETPAEAQIVSHRLMLRAGMIKQVSAGIYSWLPLGYKVLKNIERIVHEEQIRAGHIPMLMPTLQSADLWQKSGRFDAYGPEMLRLKDRHDRDMLYGPTNEEMITDIVGTYVTSYKSLPLTLYHIQWKFRDEVRPRFGVMRGREFLMKDGYNFDLSKEAALHAYNRHLVSYLRTYERMGLQAIPMRADSGPIGGDYTHEFLVLAETGESEVFYDAEITELKFGDREIDYDSVEQCAEVLTEFTSRYARTDETHDEAAFAEVPEDRQRSARGIEVGQIFYFGTEYSEKMGAYVQNDEGERVPLHMGSHGIGVSRLLGAIIEASHDDKGIIWPEGVTPFHCGIVNLKQGDAEADAACEALEKALEAEGLEPLYDDRNERAGGKFATMDLIGLPWRITVGPRGLKNGVVELTSRRTGESEEMTPEAAVVRVAEIYAAHKPVNPGV from the coding sequence ATGCGCCTCAGCCGCTACTTCCTGCCCGTCCTCAAAGAAACGCCCGCCGAGGCGCAGATCGTCAGCCACCGCCTGATGCTGCGGGCAGGCATGATCAAGCAGGTCAGCGCCGGCATCTATTCCTGGCTGCCGCTCGGCTACAAGGTTCTCAAGAACATCGAACGGATCGTCCATGAAGAGCAGATCCGCGCCGGCCACATCCCGATGCTGATGCCGACCCTGCAATCGGCCGATCTCTGGCAGAAATCCGGCCGTTTTGATGCCTACGGCCCCGAGATGCTGCGCCTGAAGGACCGCCACGACCGCGACATGCTCTACGGTCCCACCAACGAAGAGATGATCACCGACATCGTCGGCACCTATGTCACCTCCTACAAGTCGCTGCCGCTGACGCTCTACCACATCCAGTGGAAGTTCCGTGACGAGGTGCGGCCGCGCTTCGGCGTCATGCGCGGGCGCGAGTTCCTGATGAAGGACGGCTACAACTTCGACCTCTCGAAGGAGGCCGCGCTGCACGCCTACAACCGCCACCTGGTAAGCTACCTGCGCACCTACGAGCGCATGGGCCTGCAGGCGATCCCGATGCGCGCCGACAGCGGTCCCATCGGCGGCGACTACACCCACGAATTCCTCGTGCTGGCCGAGACCGGCGAGTCGGAAGTCTTCTACGATGCCGAGATCACCGAGCTGAAGTTCGGCGACCGCGAGATCGACTACGACAGCGTCGAGCAATGCGCCGAGGTGCTGACCGAGTTCACCTCGCGCTACGCCCGCACCGACGAGACCCACGACGAGGCCGCCTTCGCCGAGGTCCCCGAGGATCGCCAACGCTCCGCGCGCGGCATCGAGGTCGGGCAGATCTTCTACTTCGGCACCGAGTATTCCGAGAAGATGGGTGCCTACGTCCAGAACGACGAGGGCGAGCGCGTGCCGCTGCACATGGGCTCCCACGGGATCGGCGTCAGCCGCCTTCTTGGCGCGATCATCGAGGCCTCCCACGACGACAAGGGCATCATCTGGCCCGAGGGCGTGACGCCCTTCCACTGCGGGATCGTGAACCTCAAGCAGGGCGATGCCGAGGCCGACGCGGCCTGCGAAGCGCTGGAAAAGGCGCTGGAGGCCGAGGGTCTGGAGCCGCTCTACGACGACCGCAATGAGCGCGCCGGCGGCAAGTTCGCCACCATGGACCTGATCGGCCTGCCATGGCGCATCACCGTGGGCCCCCGCGGGCTGAAGAACGGCGTGGTGGAACTCACCAGCCGCCGCACCGGCGAAAGCGAGGAGATGACGCCCGAGGCCGCCGTGGTGCGCGTCGCCGAAATCTACGCCGCCCACAAGCCGGTAAACCCGGGCGTCTGA
- a CDS encoding ribose-phosphate pyrophosphokinase: MAALDPKLISGNANKNLSEAIARRMSMHRGLQIGLVDARVERFNDGEIFVEVYENVRGEDMFIIQPTSKPANDNLMELLVMADALRRSSAARITAVIPYFGYARQDRRTKARTPITAKLVANMIASGGIERVLTMDLHAAQIQGFFDVPVDNLYASPIFALDILHQFGGDMEDVMVVSPDVGGVARARELATRIGAPLSIVDKRREKAGEVSGMTVIGDVTGKKCIIVDDICDTAGTLCKAAEVLMEAGAVEVHSYITHGVMSGPAVERVTNSVMKSLVITDTIEATEAVQKCPNIRVVPTAPMFAQSILNVWHGTSVSSLFDTASLVPIYESLYPNGMWGR, encoded by the coding sequence ATGGCCGCACTAGACCCTAAACTCATTTCTGGAAACGCAAACAAGAACTTGTCCGAGGCGATCGCGCGGCGCATGTCGATGCACAGGGGCCTGCAGATCGGCCTCGTCGATGCCCGGGTCGAGCGTTTCAACGACGGTGAGATTTTCGTCGAGGTCTATGAGAACGTCCGCGGCGAGGACATGTTCATCATCCAGCCGACTTCCAAGCCGGCGAATGACAACCTCATGGAACTGCTCGTGATGGCCGACGCGCTGCGCCGGTCTTCGGCCGCCCGCATCACCGCCGTCATTCCCTACTTCGGTTATGCCCGCCAGGACCGCCGCACGAAGGCGCGCACGCCGATCACGGCAAAGCTGGTGGCCAACATGATTGCCTCGGGCGGGATCGAGCGGGTGCTGACGATGGACCTGCACGCGGCGCAGATCCAGGGTTTCTTCGACGTCCCCGTGGACAACCTCTACGCCTCACCGATCTTCGCGCTGGACATCCTGCACCAGTTCGGCGGCGACATGGAGGACGTGATGGTCGTCTCGCCGGACGTGGGCGGCGTGGCCCGCGCGCGGGAACTGGCTACCCGGATCGGCGCGCCGCTCTCGATCGTGGACAAGCGCCGCGAGAAGGCGGGCGAGGTCTCTGGCATGACGGTGATCGGTGACGTCACCGGCAAGAAATGCATCATCGTCGATGACATCTGCGACACGGCCGGCACGCTCTGCAAGGCGGCAGAGGTCTTGATGGAGGCCGGCGCGGTAGAGGTGCATTCCTACATCACCCACGGCGTCATGTCCGGCCCGGCGGTGGAGCGGGTGACGAACTCGGTGATGAAGTCTCTGGTGATCACGGACACCATCGAGGCGACGGAAGCGGTGCAGAAATGCCCCAACATCCGCGTGGTCCCGACAGCGCCGATGTTCGCGCAATCGATCCTGAATGTGTGGCATGGGACGTCCGTCTCGTCGCTCTTTGACACGGCATCGCTGGTGCCGATCTACGAGAGCCTCTATCCGAACGGTATGTGGGGGCGGTGA
- a CDS encoding RNA degradosome polyphosphate kinase — protein sequence MSFADFLNAPCPNPVEVPDAEGPARFFNREMSWLAFNWRVLEEAVNPRVPLLERVRFVSISAGNLDEFYTVRVAGLRELAQEGNQRPAHDGLTPAEQLRLINADARKLMRKQQEAWVDLRAELEKADITVVSREDLTDADSAHLSEIFLAQVFPVLSPLAIDPAHPFPFIPNEGIALALQLKRERDGRVLQALLPIPGQIDRFVTLPADDGAIRMLPMEELLLLNIGVLFPGYKLNGSCMFRVLRDSDLEVEEEAEDLVREFETALKRRRRGEVVRLQISDGAPEKLAREIIEELHVTGDEVVEVKGMIGLVSLKELVRDDRSDLLWRSFNPRVPERVQDHDGDMFAAINQKDMLLHHPYETFDMVIRFLAQAARDPNVVAIKQTLYRTSNESPIVEALCEAAENGKSVTALVELKARFDEAANIRQSRKLERSGAHVVYGFINYKTHAKISAVVRREGDRLVTYTHFGTGNYHPITARFYTDLSLFTNDAALGRDATKVFNYIGGYAEPEVLENLAISPLMMKRTLIDAIKAEAEYARAGKPAMIWAKMNSVIEPDVIDALYDASQAGVRIDLVIRGICGLRPGIKGLSENIRVKSIVGRFLEHSRIVCFGNGHGLPAKKARVFISSADWMGRNLNRRVETLVECKNPTVKAQIVGQIMAANLADVAQSWVLQSDGTYRRPDLSEIDNPFNCHRFFMENPSLSGRGSAGAKDVPELTHSED from the coding sequence ATGAGCTTTGCCGACTTCCTCAACGCCCCCTGTCCCAACCCCGTCGAGGTGCCGGACGCCGAAGGTCCAGCCCGGTTTTTCAACCGCGAAATGAGCTGGCTGGCGTTCAACTGGCGGGTGCTGGAAGAGGCGGTGAACCCCCGCGTGCCGTTGCTGGAACGGGTGCGCTTCGTCTCGATCTCTGCCGGTAACCTCGACGAATTCTACACCGTACGCGTCGCGGGCCTGCGCGAGTTGGCGCAAGAGGGCAATCAGCGCCCCGCCCATGATGGCCTGACCCCCGCCGAGCAACTGCGGCTCATCAACGCCGATGCGCGCAAGCTGATGCGCAAGCAGCAGGAAGCATGGGTCGACCTCCGCGCCGAGCTGGAAAAGGCGGATATCACCGTCGTCAGCCGCGAAGACCTGACCGATGCCGACAGCGCGCATCTGTCCGAAATCTTCCTCGCGCAGGTGTTCCCGGTCCTGTCACCGCTGGCCATCGACCCCGCGCATCCGTTTCCCTTCATTCCGAACGAAGGCATCGCGCTGGCCTTGCAGCTCAAGCGCGAGAGGGACGGCCGCGTATTGCAAGCGCTGCTCCCGATCCCCGGCCAGATCGACCGTTTCGTGACGCTCCCCGCTGACGACGGCGCGATCCGCATGTTGCCGATGGAGGAGTTGCTGCTGCTCAACATCGGGGTGCTCTTTCCGGGCTACAAGCTGAACGGCTCCTGCATGTTCCGCGTGCTGCGCGACAGCGATCTGGAGGTCGAGGAAGAGGCCGAAGACCTCGTGCGCGAGTTCGAGACCGCGCTGAAGCGCCGCCGCCGCGGGGAAGTCGTGCGCTTGCAGATCAGCGACGGCGCCCCGGAAAAACTGGCGCGAGAGATCATCGAGGAACTGCATGTCACCGGCGACGAGGTGGTCGAGGTCAAGGGAATGATCGGCCTCGTGTCGCTCAAGGAACTGGTCCGCGACGACCGATCCGACCTTCTCTGGCGCAGCTTCAATCCGCGTGTCCCCGAGCGGGTGCAGGACCACGACGGCGACATGTTCGCGGCGATCAACCAGAAGGACATGCTGCTGCATCACCCCTACGAGACCTTCGACATGGTGATCCGCTTCCTCGCCCAGGCCGCGCGCGATCCCAATGTGGTGGCAATCAAGCAGACGCTCTACCGGACCTCGAACGAAAGCCCGATCGTCGAGGCGCTGTGCGAGGCGGCCGAGAACGGCAAATCCGTCACCGCGCTGGTGGAGTTGAAGGCCCGTTTCGACGAGGCCGCCAACATCCGCCAGTCTCGCAAGCTCGAACGCTCGGGCGCGCATGTCGTCTACGGTTTCATCAATTACAAGACCCACGCCAAGATCAGTGCCGTGGTCCGCCGCGAGGGCGACCGGCTGGTTACCTACACGCATTTCGGCACCGGCAACTATCACCCGATCACGGCGCGTTTCTACACCGACCTCAGCCTCTTCACCAACGACGCAGCCCTCGGGCGCGACGCGACGAAGGTGTTCAATTATATCGGCGGCTATGCCGAGCCGGAGGTTCTGGAAAACCTCGCCATCTCGCCCTTGATGATGAAGCGGACGCTGATCGACGCGATCAAGGCCGAGGCCGAATACGCGCGCGCCGGAAAGCCTGCGATGATCTGGGCGAAGATGAACTCGGTAATCGAGCCCGACGTGATCGACGCGCTCTACGACGCAAGCCAGGCTGGCGTCAGGATCGACCTCGTGATCCGCGGCATCTGCGGCCTGCGCCCGGGCATCAAGGGGCTGAGCGAGAACATTCGCGTCAAATCCATCGTCGGGCGGTTCCTTGAGCATTCCCGGATCGTCTGCTTTGGCAACGGCCACGGGCTGCCGGCGAAAAAAGCGCGGGTGTTCATCAGCTCCGCCGACTGGATGGGCCGCAACCTGAATCGCCGGGTCGAGACCTTGGTCGAATGCAAGAACCCCACGGTAAAGGCGCAGATCGTCGGCCAGATCATGGCCGCCAACCTCGCGGACGTGGCGCAAAGTTGGGTGTTGCAGTCCGACGGCACCTATAGACGCCCGGACCTCAGCGAGATCGACAACCCGTTCAACTGCCACCGCTTTTTCATGGAAAACCCTTCGCTCTCCGGCCGCGGAAGTGCCGGCGCGAAGGATGTGCCCGAGTTGACCCACAGCGAAGATTGA
- a CDS encoding trypsin-like serine peptidase yields the protein MQTLALPALAAALLLAALPVQAQDPALPPTFGEVSLVSNFQPDPHRTTLAAGGTIRGEYTDANTGNRCAGYFADAPDLRLQFTTADFGFPLSVYVEARADTVMLINAPDGSWHCNDDTVDLNPALHFETPLEGQYDIWVGTYEDVAPNYPTADVFITELGMPERNFDRAFFGNDDRVVIDAATAPWNMIGFVDLSAASCTGTLIGPATVLTSAHCIIQDGEVDTPPVEFLAGFQNGAHVARSGVTGFYAAEGYINGEQEGTDYAFIYLEEPLGEQLGWMDIAPLTADQIAEMMQGRGPAIMQAGYSYDQQGVLTGNLSCPLIEVAPENVLEHECDTLQGDSGSPLFIENGNRFQIIGVESRTDDQPEEPFDRNVAMYVDYILADLARLEAGGDVMTPMPDTPEAK from the coding sequence ATGCAGACCCTTGCCTTGCCTGCCCTCGCCGCCGCCCTCCTTCTGGCGGCCCTCCCCGTTCAGGCTCAGGATCCCGCGCTGCCGCCCACCTTTGGTGAGGTCAGCTTGGTGTCGAATTTCCAGCCCGATCCCCATCGCACGACATTGGCCGCCGGGGGCACGATCCGGGGTGAATATACCGATGCCAACACTGGCAATCGCTGCGCGGGCTACTTCGCCGATGCGCCCGACCTTCGCTTGCAATTTACCACCGCCGACTTCGGCTTTCCGCTGTCGGTCTACGTGGAGGCGCGGGCCGACACCGTCATGTTGATCAACGCACCGGACGGGTCGTGGCATTGCAATGACGACACGGTCGACCTCAACCCCGCGCTCCACTTCGAGACGCCGCTGGAGGGCCAATACGACATCTGGGTCGGCACCTACGAGGACGTCGCGCCGAACTACCCCACGGCGGATGTTTTCATCACCGAACTGGGCATGCCCGAGCGGAATTTCGACCGGGCCTTTTTCGGCAATGATGACCGCGTGGTCATCGATGCTGCAACGGCGCCGTGGAACATGATCGGCTTCGTGGACCTGTCCGCGGCGAGCTGCACCGGCACGTTGATCGGCCCGGCCACGGTCCTGACCTCGGCCCATTGCATCATTCAGGATGGCGAGGTCGACACGCCGCCCGTGGAGTTCCTCGCCGGGTTCCAGAACGGCGCCCATGTGGCGCGGTCGGGGGTGACGGGCTTCTATGCCGCGGAGGGGTACATCAACGGCGAACAGGAGGGCACGGACTATGCGTTCATCTACCTCGAGGAGCCGTTGGGCGAGCAGTTGGGCTGGATGGATATCGCGCCGCTGACCGCGGATCAGATCGCGGAGATGATGCAGGGGCGCGGACCCGCGATCATGCAGGCGGGCTACAGCTACGATCAGCAGGGCGTGCTGACCGGCAACCTGTCCTGTCCTTTGATCGAGGTCGCGCCGGAAAATGTGCTGGAACATGAATGCGATACGCTGCAGGGCGACAGTGGCTCACCGCTCTTCATCGAAAATGGTAATCGGTTCCAGATCATCGGGGTGGAGAGCCGTACCGACGACCAGCCGGAAGAACCCTTCGATCGCAACGTGGCGATGTATGTGGATTACATTCTCGCCGATCTGGCGCGGTTGGAGGCGGGTGGCGACGTCATGACGCCGATGCCGGATACGCCTGAGGCGAAATAG
- a CDS encoding 2-hydroxychromene-2-carboxylate isomerase: protein MAHIDYYFATISPNTYIAGTRMEAVAAKHGATITYKPVDIMGLFARTGGTPPGERHESRQNYRLQEIRRQAAKAGLPINVKPMFWPANPAPSSYALIAAQKEGGGDMGALVFALTRACWAEERNIAEDDVIRAALEEAGFDGDLVNRGMLAGAEEYVRNLDDAVAAGAFGAPFYIVDGTEHFWGQDRIDDLDHYLASLS from the coding sequence ATGGCACATATCGATTACTATTTTGCCACGATCTCACCCAACACCTACATCGCCGGCACCCGGATGGAGGCCGTGGCCGCGAAGCATGGCGCGACGATCACCTACAAGCCCGTCGATATCATGGGCCTCTTCGCACGGACCGGCGGGACGCCACCGGGGGAACGGCACGAGAGCCGCCAGAACTACCGATTGCAGGAGATCCGCCGTCAGGCAGCCAAGGCCGGTCTGCCGATCAACGTGAAGCCGATGTTCTGGCCTGCCAACCCAGCGCCGTCTTCCTACGCGCTGATCGCGGCCCAGAAGGAGGGCGGCGGAGACATGGGCGCGCTGGTCTTCGCTCTCACGCGCGCCTGTTGGGCCGAGGAACGCAACATCGCCGAAGACGACGTAATCCGCGCGGCGCTGGAAGAGGCGGGCTTCGACGGCGATCTGGTCAATCGCGGCATGCTCGCCGGCGCCGAGGAATATGTCCGCAATCTTGACGATGCCGTCGCCGCAGGCGCCTTCGGCGCGCCCTTCTATATCGTCGACGGAACCGAGCATTTCTGGGGTCAGGACCGGATCGACGATCTGGACCACTACCTCGCCAGCCTTTCGTGA
- a CDS encoding alpha/beta fold hydrolase produces MSLHRWGGGPETALLLHCTLAQGGAWAGVARHLRDRFTMIAPDLLSHGKGPRHDPARDFHDQATEEAAKHLPDRPTHLIGHSFGATLALRLALEHPAQVKSLTMIEPVLFCAANGPGRRAHDAQIAGVPAALAKGDTPAAARIFLDLWGSESFDAMPAALQAYITDRIWIPEACDAALSLDTARILPRLSQIAVPTLLLRGAMSPPVMSEVTSRLARDVPGARVDILPDAGHMAPITHPRATAAAITRAL; encoded by the coding sequence GTGAGCCTCCACCGATGGGGCGGGGGGCCCGAGACGGCGCTCCTGCTCCACTGCACGCTGGCCCAAGGTGGCGCTTGGGCCGGTGTCGCGCGGCATCTGCGAGACCGCTTCACGATGATCGCCCCCGATCTCCTGTCCCACGGCAAGGGGCCACGCCACGATCCCGCCCGCGATTTCCACGATCAGGCGACCGAGGAAGCCGCGAAGCACCTCCCCGACCGGCCCACGCATTTGATCGGTCACTCCTTTGGTGCCACGCTCGCGCTGCGTCTGGCGCTTGAGCATCCCGCGCAGGTCAAAAGCCTCACCATGATCGAGCCGGTGCTCTTTTGTGCCGCCAACGGTCCCGGTCGCAGGGCCCATGATGCGCAGATCGCAGGCGTGCCCGCGGCCCTTGCCAAAGGCGACACACCCGCCGCCGCCCGCATCTTCCTCGACCTCTGGGGCTCCGAGAGCTTCGATGCCATGCCCGCCGCGCTACAGGCCTACATCACCGATCGCATCTGGATCCCCGAAGCCTGCGACGCGGCGCTGAGCCTTGACACCGCGCGCATCCTGCCCCGCCTTTCGCAGATCGCCGTCCCGACCCTGCTGCTCCGGGGCGCCATGTCACCGCCTGTCATGTCCGAAGTGACCTCCCGCCTCGCCCGCGATGTCCCCGGCGCCCGCGTCGACATCCTGCCGGACGCCGGACATATGGCGCCGATCACCCATCCGCGAGCCACCGCCGCCGCGATCACGCGCGCGCTCTGA
- a CDS encoding DnaA ATPase domain-containing protein, whose amino-acid sequence MPQQLTLDLPLRPAMGRDDFFVSSANAGAVAQIDAWRDWPMAKLVLCGPAASGKTHLAHVWATAAQAQIVAATTVADTLETLTEASALVVEDADTIGGDAAAEEALFHLHNALAHRSAPLLLTARKAPARWGINLPDLASRLAQAGLATLAAPDDALLMAVMMKRAFDRKLPLSPNILSYAAPRLERSFAAADAFIARVDALALSEKRKPSMAHARRALEEAHLADPSADGSS is encoded by the coding sequence ATGCCACAGCAGCTTACCCTTGATCTGCCCCTCCGACCGGCGATGGGGCGGGACGATTTCTTCGTGTCCTCGGCCAATGCCGGTGCCGTCGCCCAGATCGACGCGTGGCGGGATTGGCCCATGGCGAAGCTGGTGCTCTGCGGCCCGGCCGCCTCGGGCAAGACCCATCTCGCCCATGTCTGGGCCACAGCGGCGCAGGCGCAGATCGTGGCGGCCACGACGGTTGCCGACACGCTCGAGACCCTGACCGAAGCTTCTGCCCTTGTCGTCGAGGATGCCGACACCATCGGCGGTGACGCGGCGGCAGAGGAGGCCCTGTTCCATCTGCACAATGCGCTGGCGCATCGCAGCGCGCCGCTCCTGCTGACCGCGCGCAAGGCTCCGGCGCGGTGGGGGATCAACCTGCCAGATCTTGCCAGCCGCCTCGCGCAGGCCGGCCTTGCCACGCTGGCGGCGCCGGATGACGCGCTCTTGATGGCGGTGATGATGAAGCGCGCGTTTGACCGTAAGCTGCCGCTCTCGCCCAATATCCTCAGCTATGCCGCCCCCCGGTTGGAGCGATCCTTCGCCGCCGCCGATGCCTTCATCGCGCGCGTCGATGCGCTTGCCCTCAGCGAGAAGCGCAAACCCTCCATGGCCCATGCCCGCCGCGCGCTGGAAGAGGCCCACCTTGCGGACCCGAGTGCCGATGGGTCATCGTGA
- a CDS encoding AI-2E family transporter: MALSARQQVLYWSLAAVVFLLLLWALGAVIMPFLVGGAIAYFLDPVADRLERMGFSRALATTIIFIFLILIVATMTLAIVPLLIDQLTGLIEAAPGIFDNLRTFLTERFPEAFDEGSPVQTSLASIGETIESRGGELVQTVLSSAASVVNVLVFIVVVPVVAFYLLLDWDRMIARIDELLPRDHAPTIRMLARRIDRTLASFVRGQGTVCLILGTFYAVALMAVGLNFGLIVGLIAGLLTFIPYVGALVGGVLAIGLALFQFWGEWWWIVGVVAIFMFGQAVEGNILTPKLVGSSVGLHPVWLIFALSAFGTVFGFVGMLVAVPVAAVIGVLVRYAVDRYREGPLYRGTVARRSVDDDL; the protein is encoded by the coding sequence ATGGCTCTGTCCGCCCGGCAACAAGTGCTCTACTGGTCCCTCGCAGCGGTGGTTTTCCTCCTGCTTCTCTGGGCGTTGGGGGCGGTGATCATGCCCTTTCTCGTCGGCGGGGCCATCGCCTATTTCCTCGATCCCGTGGCGGACCGGTTGGAGCGCATGGGGTTCTCGCGGGCCCTTGCGACGACGATCATCTTCATTTTCCTGATCCTGATCGTCGCCACCATGACGCTGGCCATCGTGCCGCTTCTGATCGATCAGCTCACCGGGCTGATCGAGGCGGCTCCCGGCATCTTCGACAACCTGCGCACCTTCCTGACCGAGCGCTTCCCCGAGGCCTTCGACGAAGGCTCCCCGGTCCAGACCTCGCTGGCCAGCATCGGAGAAACCATCGAATCCCGGGGCGGAGAGCTGGTGCAGACCGTGCTTTCATCCGCCGCGAGCGTCGTCAACGTGCTGGTCTTCATCGTCGTCGTGCCGGTCGTGGCTTTCTACCTCCTGCTCGATTGGGACCGGATGATCGCGCGCATCGATGAGCTTTTGCCACGTGATCACGCGCCGACGATCCGCATGCTGGCGCGTCGCATCGACCGGACGCTGGCCAGCTTCGTGCGCGGGCAGGGAACCGTCTGCCTCATCCTCGGGACCTTCTACGCGGTCGCCCTGATGGCCGTGGGGCTGAACTTCGGCCTCATCGTCGGCCTCATCGCCGGGCTGCTCACTTTCATTCCTTACGTCGGCGCACTGGTGGGCGGAGTTCTCGCCATCGGCCTCGCGCTGTTCCAGTTCTGGGGCGAGTGGTGGTGGATCGTCGGGGTCGTGGCGATCTTCATGTTCGGTCAGGCGGTCGAGGGGAACATCCTCACCCCCAAGCTCGTCGGCTCCTCCGTCGGCCTGCATCCGGTCTGGCTGATTTTTGCCCTATCGGCTTTCGGGACGGTCTTCGGTTTCGTGGGCATGCTGGTCGCGGTGCCCGTCGCGGCAGTGATCGGCGTTCTGGTGCGCTACGCGGTGGATCGGTACCGCGAAGGCCCCCTCTATCGCGGCACCGTCGCGCGCCGAAGCGTCGACGACGATCTCTGA